The Xenopus tropicalis strain Nigerian chromosome 2, UCB_Xtro_10.0, whole genome shotgun sequence genome window below encodes:
- the letmd1 gene encoding LETM1 domain-containing protein 1, whose amino-acid sequence MALCRTRNCRFMMGEDGRRMRKCVLLLYQPCHLSTNSKPKSMLSLIASKAKYANEKYEHFLERKFPNFYLLYSTFMKGFRMLMTEAKEVGRIKQRMNHQGIPFHQLPYREMEKLRQFRRDIIKAAPVVIISIPPFANYLVFVLMYFFPRQLLIRHFWTPKQREEFLDIYHRMRVEAYPEILDGLLNAVPKLSERNLRNQMFQLCTQVQHGTHPQVENLHAVCTAFSGPPLGMKRLDVQQMKALSRVMFLTPHLPAFLLQHRLGSHICEIQNLDCALLKLGVNELSEEELKRACYIRGLNSTHLSREDCETWLHCWLQLSSMLKVSEASLLLHCMVLLSANYLQSIKQ is encoded by the exons ATGGCGCTGTGCAGGACAAGAAATTGCCGGTTTATGATGGGCGAGGATGGCAGGCGTATGAGGAAGTGTGTCCTCCTGTT GTACCAGCCATGCCATTTATCGACAAACTCCAAGCCGAAGAGCATGCTCTCCTTAATAGCTTCCAAGGCCAAATATGCCAATGAAAAATACGAGCATTTCTTGGAAAGAAAGTTCCCAAATTTTTATCTTTTGTATTCCACCTTCATGAAGG GCTTTAGGATGCTTATGACAGAAGCAAAAGAAGTAGGCCGCATTAAGCAAAGAATGAACCACCAAGGAATACCGTTCCACCAGCTGCCTTATCGGGAAATGGAGAAATTAAGGCAG TTCCGGAGAGATATTATAAAAGCTGCCCCAGTTGTTATCATTTCCATTCCACCTTTTGCCAACTACCTTGTCTTTGTCCTGAT GTATTTCTTTCCTCGGCAGCTGTTAATTCGGCACTTTTGGACCCCAAAGCAGCGAGAAGAGTTTTTAGATATTTATCACAGAATGAGAGTTGAGGCATACCCTGAAATCTTGGATGGCTTATTAAATGCAGTTCCTAAATTATCTGAAAGGAATCTCCGCAATCAGATGTTCCAGCTGTGCACACAG GTGCAGCACGGCACCCATCCACAGGTGGAAAATCTCCATGCTGTTTGTACTGCATTCTCAGGTCCGCCTTTGGGTATGAAGAGACTTGATGTTCAGCAAATG AAAGCACTTAGCCGCGTCATGTTCCTGACACCCCACCTACCAGCTTTCCTCCTACAGCATCGCCTTGGGAGCCATATTTGTGAGATACAAAATCTTGACTGTGCCCTGCTCAAGCTTGGTGTGAATGAGCTCTCGGAGGAAGAACTAAAACGG GCTTGTTATATCAGAGGGTTAAATTCTACTCATCTTAGTAGGGAAGACTGTGAGACATGGTTACATTGCTGGCTGCAGCTATCTAGCATGTTAAAAG